One window of the Chanodichthys erythropterus isolate Z2021 chromosome 2, ASM2448905v1, whole genome shotgun sequence genome contains the following:
- the slc25a40 gene encoding mitochondrial glutathione transporter SLC25A40 isoform X3: MSSQKSSSGPKGDITPFQQMISSCSGAIITSLFVTPLDVVKIRLQAQKNPFPKGKCFVYCNGLMDHICVCDNGNSKAWYKAPGHFNGTLDAFIKIIRMEGIRSLWSGLPPTLMMAVPATMIYFTCYDQLCAVLKVRMGDQSDLAPLLSGAIARVGSATVISPLELIRTKMQAEKQSYRELSAVIRSSLHSEGWRSLWRGWGPTLLRDVPFSAMYWFNYEKGKAWLCEYNSCTDPTFAITFTAGALSGSFASIITLPFDVVKTKRQVELGELQTMNLSSQVSSSTYNVMKRIVAENGVSGLFVLCRG, encoded by the exons ATGAGCTCTCAGAAAAGTTCTTCAGGACCCAAGGGGGACATTACACCCTTCCAGCAGATGATTTCGTCTTGTTCTGGGGCAATTATTACGTCACTGTTTG TAACCCCTCTGGATGTGGTGAAGATCAGACTGCAGGCACAAAAGAATCCTTTTCCCAAAG GAAAATGTTTTGTGTACTGTAATGGCCTGATGGATCATATATGCGTCTGTGACAATGGCAATTCAAAGGCATGGTACAAAGCACCTGGTCATTTCAATGGCACTTTG GATGCCTTTATTAAGATTATACGTATGGAAGGAATCAGGTCACTATGGAGCGGCCTTCCTCCAACACT AATGATGGCAGTGCCCGCGACCATGATCTATTTCACATGTTATGATCAGCTGTGTGCTGTTCTTAAGGTCAGGATGGGAGACCAATCGGACCTGGCACCACTGTTGTCCGGCGCTATCGCGAGAG TGGGTTCGGCCACAGTAATCAGCCCCCTGGAGCTGATCCGCACAAAGATGCAGGCTGAGAAACAGTCGTACAGGGAGCTGAGCGCCGTGATCCGGTCATCGTTGCACAGCGAGGGCTGGCGGTCTCTGTGGAGGGGCTGGGGACCCACGCTGCTCCGAGACGTCCCTTTCTCAG CTATGTACTGGTTTAACTATGAGAAGGGTAAAGCCTGGCTCTGTGAATACAACAGCTGTACAGATCCAACCTTTGCCATCACATTCACAGCTGGAGCGCTGTCTGGATCG ttTGCGTCGATCATCACACTGCCATTTGATGTGGTCAAGACAAAACGACAGGTAGAACTGGGTGAACTGCAGACAATGAACT TGTCCTCGCAAGTCTCATCCAGCACATATAATGTGATGAAAAGGATAGTTGCCGAAAATGGAGTATCAGGACTATTT GTTTTATGCCGAGGCTGA
- the slc25a40 gene encoding mitochondrial glutathione transporter SLC25A40 isoform X4 has translation MSSQKSSSGPKGDITPFQQMISSCSGAIITSLFVTPLDVVKIRLQAQKNPFPKGKCFVYCNGLMDHICVCDNGNSKAWYKAPGHFNGTLDAFIKIIRMEGIRSLWSGLPPTLMMAVPATMIYFTCYDQLCAVLKVRMGDQSDLAPLLSGAIARVGSATVISPLELIRTKMQAEKQSYRELSAVIRSSLHSEGWRSLWRGWGPTLLRDVPFSAMYWFNYEKGKAWLCEYNSCTDPTFAITFTAGALSGSFASIITLPFDVVKTKRQVELGELQTMNLSSQVSSSTYNVMKRIVAENGVSGLFVP, from the exons ATGAGCTCTCAGAAAAGTTCTTCAGGACCCAAGGGGGACATTACACCCTTCCAGCAGATGATTTCGTCTTGTTCTGGGGCAATTATTACGTCACTGTTTG TAACCCCTCTGGATGTGGTGAAGATCAGACTGCAGGCACAAAAGAATCCTTTTCCCAAAG GAAAATGTTTTGTGTACTGTAATGGCCTGATGGATCATATATGCGTCTGTGACAATGGCAATTCAAAGGCATGGTACAAAGCACCTGGTCATTTCAATGGCACTTTG GATGCCTTTATTAAGATTATACGTATGGAAGGAATCAGGTCACTATGGAGCGGCCTTCCTCCAACACT AATGATGGCAGTGCCCGCGACCATGATCTATTTCACATGTTATGATCAGCTGTGTGCTGTTCTTAAGGTCAGGATGGGAGACCAATCGGACCTGGCACCACTGTTGTCCGGCGCTATCGCGAGAG TGGGTTCGGCCACAGTAATCAGCCCCCTGGAGCTGATCCGCACAAAGATGCAGGCTGAGAAACAGTCGTACAGGGAGCTGAGCGCCGTGATCCGGTCATCGTTGCACAGCGAGGGCTGGCGGTCTCTGTGGAGGGGCTGGGGACCCACGCTGCTCCGAGACGTCCCTTTCTCAG CTATGTACTGGTTTAACTATGAGAAGGGTAAAGCCTGGCTCTGTGAATACAACAGCTGTACAGATCCAACCTTTGCCATCACATTCACAGCTGGAGCGCTGTCTGGATCG ttTGCGTCGATCATCACACTGCCATTTGATGTGGTCAAGACAAAACGACAGGTAGAACTGGGTGAACTGCAGACAATGAACT TGTCCTCGCAAGTCTCATCCAGCACATATAATGTGATGAAAAGGATAGTTGCCGAAAATGGAGTATCAGGACTATTT gtgccctag
- the dbf4 gene encoding protein DBF4 homolog A → MMKHESFSRCKDRDSKLEGHNSASSKSKIKPACDALHNKPFKGRIFYLDLPWNMKTQLLENDIKTLGGTVEKFFSKEIKYLVSSKPEARYAQRLLPDSPAPSPDSGVSSPHPSSRRESHGHRGSSQGVTDTAAISRGKSLVERVVKEQERVQMNGILANAVEWGVKVLHVDDVISYIDKKKAKVIAVNASNPVVKGAASIQHTEKNTYQRHNAGRIRRPFVKVEDSSRHYRPIYLPVSNMPVCNLRSLAPCSPFLVEEHGKDDTKKKQKEQRSGGERGKKERRREKRKGGYCECCEIKFDNLKAHLESKQHQAFSKSEEYRVVDRVTAGLTCDLLNISTHCRRVKCSTSTPLLCAGAMLPVKEDAGSVNGDWKQKSEGSLLWDSTAKHSLSEQTTGKPLLVRKRSRGQCEFPCSNRDSLFDQSDIPEKSQSKRGSFEWEFHLRSAVRKSEGASFLSREQNSDSNALECRTEQQTWTNPDTHPAQEFSETNRETVTGNKYLRTNCSEIYMQSMPENQVENSALWPLASTEPELDRDSPSNSLQRKVRNVRPRRRKQIPALHIKSSKERESLSSLSSVKPVRECESPPVSVPDLWHLFQSSENMDEDFKGF, encoded by the exons ATGATGAAGCACGAATCTTTCTCCAGGTGTAAAGACCGAG ATTCAAAACTAGAGGGACATAATAGTGCATCATCTAAAAGCAAAATTAAACCAGCATGTGATGCTCTTCACaacaaaccctttaaagggAGAATATTTTACTTGGATCTGCCATGGAATATGAAAACGCAGCTCTTGgaaaatgacatcaaaacacTTGGAGGT ACAGTGGAAAAGTTCTTCAGTAAGGAGATCAAGTATCTTGTGTCCAGTAAGCCAGAGGCTCGTTATGCCCAGCGTCTCCTGCCGGACTCCCCAGCGCCCAGTCCGGATTCTGGCGTCAGCTCTCCTCATCCCAGCAGCAGGAGGGAAAGCCACGGGCACAGGGGCAGCTCTCAGGGAGTCACAGATACG GCGGCTATAAGTCGAGGCAAATCTCTTGTGGAAAGAGTCGTTAAGGAACAA GAAAGGGTTCAGATGAATGGGATCCTGGCCAATGCTGTGGAATGGGGGGTCAAAGTCCTGCATGTTGATg ATGTTATTTCTTACATTGACAAGAAGAAAGCAAAAGTCATTGCAGTGAATGCATCTAATCCAGTGGTTAAAGGAGCT GCCAGCATTCAGCACACAGAGAAAAATACATATCAAAGACACAATG CTGGAAGAATTCGTCGACCATTTGTGAAAGTGGAAGACTCAAGCAG GCATTATCGTCCTATCTACCTTCCCGTGTCCAACATGCCTGTGTGCAACCTCCGCTCTCTTGCACCCTGCAGTCCGTTCCTAGTGGAGGAACATGGAAAAGATGATACGAAGAAGAAACAGAAAGAGCAAAG GTCTGGAGGAGAACGAGGGAAGAAAGAGAGGCGCAGAGAAAAGAGGAAGGGAGGATACTGTGAATGCTGCGAGATCAAATTTGACAACCTAAAAGCG CATTTGGAGAGTAAGCAGCATCAGGCATTCTCAAAGAGTGAGGAGTACAGAGTTGTGGATCGAGTCACTGCGGGACTGACCTGTGACCTCCTGAACATCAGCACACACTGCAGAAG GGTGAAATGCAGCACATCAACCCCTCTTCTGTGTGCTGGAGCCATGTTGCCAGTAAAGGAAGATGCGGGATCTGTGAATGGTGATTGGAAACAGAAAAGCGAAGGGTCTTTGCTTTGGGACTCTACAGCAAAGCACTCTCTCTCAGAACAGACCACAGGAAAACCTCTTCTGGTTCGCAAACGCAGCAGGGGCCAGTGTGAATTCCCTTGTAGCAACAGGGACAGCTTGTTTGACCAGTCCGACATTCCAGAGAAATCCCAGTCCAAGCGTGGATCCTTTGAGTGGGAATTCCACTTGCGATCTGCTGTGCGGAAATCTGAAGGTGCGTCTTTTCTCAGCAGAGAGCAGAACTCTGACTCGAATGCACTTGAATGCAGGACAGAACAACAAACCTGGACAAACCCTGACACGCACCCAGCTCAAGAGTTCAGTGAAACAAACCGAGAAACAgtaactggaaataaatactTAAGGACTAACTGCAGTGAAATTTATATGCAAAGTATGCCTGAAAATCaagttgaaaattcagctctttGGCCTTTGGCCAGCACAGAACCCGAACTGGACCGTGACAGCCCGTCTAATTCACTGCAACGGAAGGTTCGGAATGTCAGACCCAGAAGAAGAAAGCAAATACCAGCCCTGCACATCAAATCCAGTAAAGAGAGAGAATCATTGAGCTCTCTTTCATCTGTTAAACCTGTACGGGAGTGTGAGAGCCCACCAGTGTCTGTCCCAGACCTGTGGCATCTCTTTCAGtccagtgaaaacatggatgaAGACTTTAAGGGTTTTTGA
- the slc25a40 gene encoding mitochondrial glutathione transporter SLC25A40 isoform X2 codes for MSSQKSSSGPKGDITPFQQMISSCSGAIITSLFVTPLDVVKIRLQAQKNPFPKGKCFVYCNGLMDHICVCDNGNSKAWYKAPGHFNGTLDAFIKIIRMEGIRSLWSGLPPTLMMAVPATMIYFTCYDQLCAVLKVRMGDQSDLAPLLSGAIARVGSATVISPLELIRTKMQAEKQSYRELSAVIRSSLHSEGWRSLWRGWGPTLLRDVPFSAMYWFNYEKGKAWLCEYNSCTDPTFAITFTAGALSGSFASIITLPFDVVKTKRQVELGELQTMNLSSQVSSSTYNVMKRIVAENGVSGLFVGALEPVFTRCNISLRCPLNVSLKFQLKIPHRFF; via the exons ATGAGCTCTCAGAAAAGTTCTTCAGGACCCAAGGGGGACATTACACCCTTCCAGCAGATGATTTCGTCTTGTTCTGGGGCAATTATTACGTCACTGTTTG TAACCCCTCTGGATGTGGTGAAGATCAGACTGCAGGCACAAAAGAATCCTTTTCCCAAAG GAAAATGTTTTGTGTACTGTAATGGCCTGATGGATCATATATGCGTCTGTGACAATGGCAATTCAAAGGCATGGTACAAAGCACCTGGTCATTTCAATGGCACTTTG GATGCCTTTATTAAGATTATACGTATGGAAGGAATCAGGTCACTATGGAGCGGCCTTCCTCCAACACT AATGATGGCAGTGCCCGCGACCATGATCTATTTCACATGTTATGATCAGCTGTGTGCTGTTCTTAAGGTCAGGATGGGAGACCAATCGGACCTGGCACCACTGTTGTCCGGCGCTATCGCGAGAG TGGGTTCGGCCACAGTAATCAGCCCCCTGGAGCTGATCCGCACAAAGATGCAGGCTGAGAAACAGTCGTACAGGGAGCTGAGCGCCGTGATCCGGTCATCGTTGCACAGCGAGGGCTGGCGGTCTCTGTGGAGGGGCTGGGGACCCACGCTGCTCCGAGACGTCCCTTTCTCAG CTATGTACTGGTTTAACTATGAGAAGGGTAAAGCCTGGCTCTGTGAATACAACAGCTGTACAGATCCAACCTTTGCCATCACATTCACAGCTGGAGCGCTGTCTGGATCG ttTGCGTCGATCATCACACTGCCATTTGATGTGGTCAAGACAAAACGACAGGTAGAACTGGGTGAACTGCAGACAATGAACT TGTCCTCGCAAGTCTCATCCAGCACATATAATGTGATGAAAAGGATAGTTGCCGAAAATGGAGTATCAGGACTATTTGtag gtgccctagaaccagtttttacaagatgtaatataagtctaaggtgtcccctgaatgtgtctctgaagtttcagctcaaaataccccatagatttttttaa
- the slc25a40 gene encoding mitochondrial glutathione transporter SLC25A40 isoform X1 yields MSSQKSSSGPKGDITPFQQMISSCSGAIITSLFVTPLDVVKIRLQAQKNPFPKGKCFVYCNGLMDHICVCDNGNSKAWYKAPGHFNGTLDAFIKIIRMEGIRSLWSGLPPTLMMAVPATMIYFTCYDQLCAVLKVRMGDQSDLAPLLSGAIARVGSATVISPLELIRTKMQAEKQSYRELSAVIRSSLHSEGWRSLWRGWGPTLLRDVPFSAMYWFNYEKGKAWLCEYNSCTDPTFAITFTAGALSGSFASIITLPFDVVKTKRQVELGELQTMNLSSQVSSSTYNVMKRIVAENGVSGLFVGFMPRLIKVAPACAIMISTYEFGKAFFRRYNQQKRSVTRLQPSV; encoded by the exons ATGAGCTCTCAGAAAAGTTCTTCAGGACCCAAGGGGGACATTACACCCTTCCAGCAGATGATTTCGTCTTGTTCTGGGGCAATTATTACGTCACTGTTTG TAACCCCTCTGGATGTGGTGAAGATCAGACTGCAGGCACAAAAGAATCCTTTTCCCAAAG GAAAATGTTTTGTGTACTGTAATGGCCTGATGGATCATATATGCGTCTGTGACAATGGCAATTCAAAGGCATGGTACAAAGCACCTGGTCATTTCAATGGCACTTTG GATGCCTTTATTAAGATTATACGTATGGAAGGAATCAGGTCACTATGGAGCGGCCTTCCTCCAACACT AATGATGGCAGTGCCCGCGACCATGATCTATTTCACATGTTATGATCAGCTGTGTGCTGTTCTTAAGGTCAGGATGGGAGACCAATCGGACCTGGCACCACTGTTGTCCGGCGCTATCGCGAGAG TGGGTTCGGCCACAGTAATCAGCCCCCTGGAGCTGATCCGCACAAAGATGCAGGCTGAGAAACAGTCGTACAGGGAGCTGAGCGCCGTGATCCGGTCATCGTTGCACAGCGAGGGCTGGCGGTCTCTGTGGAGGGGCTGGGGACCCACGCTGCTCCGAGACGTCCCTTTCTCAG CTATGTACTGGTTTAACTATGAGAAGGGTAAAGCCTGGCTCTGTGAATACAACAGCTGTACAGATCCAACCTTTGCCATCACATTCACAGCTGGAGCGCTGTCTGGATCG ttTGCGTCGATCATCACACTGCCATTTGATGTGGTCAAGACAAAACGACAGGTAGAACTGGGTGAACTGCAGACAATGAACT TGTCCTCGCAAGTCTCATCCAGCACATATAATGTGATGAAAAGGATAGTTGCCGAAAATGGAGTATCAGGACTATTTGtag GTTTTATGCCGAGGCTGATTAAAGTGGCTCCGGCATGTGCTATTATGATCAGCACATATGAGTTCGGAAAAGCTTTCTTCCGCAGATATAACCAGCAGAAACGGAGCGTGACCCGACTGCAGCCCAGCGTATGA